A genome region from Bacteroidales bacterium includes the following:
- a CDS encoding U32 family peptidase, with protein MKKTELLLPVGNTETFYAALEGGADAVFLGLKHFNARGRALNFSNRQIPVLIDLAHKKNCKVYITLNTVIKNNELPELIDVLDYLQNIKPDAVIIQDWGIYHIIKKYFPGLTVHASTQMANHNSIGANYSYEKQFERVILARELTLQEAADVNKKTKIETEVFIHGALCYSFSGMCNFSSYLGGHGANRGICSQVCRRTFDTGKDAKYFYSLKDNQQIENIHNLIDVGIDSLKIEGRMKSSDYVYKVARAYRKVMDDKKNLPLAQEMLKTETGRKKTGYFLANDLSDAITYKSPNTGLFMGTINKLTKQGFEFETDFDLNNDFRIRIKHPVRDEQQNLKVKEFTQTGKNVNVVAEGKFVEKSTVYLSGIIEKKFSSKLPEGKGNVKFGVSYGKKKNIAKSFAATPKKKSFTLFVRIDSLAWMRKIRFDAIDNIIFSFTQKELDTLDPSANLIQKFKQKIWIEFPHFIPEGKIEYYKNIAKKYSEKGLSKFFLSHISQKLLLPKNAIFAGNENMYVYNDAASDFYYEEGAKLISYPVENDEENIFSYQNKKGIMPIYFYPRLFISRMPIKIREEESFKDDTGNIYNKYVIDGITYTVPEIPVSFMQYVSKLKQHGFKNFLIDLSFEKPSSNRINTLIKRYKASQQIQPSVNFNYKRSLK; from the coding sequence ATGAAAAAAACAGAACTGCTCCTGCCCGTCGGAAATACAGAAACATTTTATGCTGCTCTTGAAGGCGGAGCAGATGCCGTATTTTTGGGTTTGAAACACTTTAATGCCAGAGGTCGTGCGTTGAATTTTTCAAACCGACAAATTCCGGTATTAATTGATTTGGCTCATAAAAAGAACTGTAAGGTTTATATTACTTTAAACACCGTTATAAAAAACAATGAACTTCCTGAACTGATTGACGTTTTGGATTATCTTCAAAATATAAAACCTGATGCGGTTATTATTCAAGATTGGGGCATTTATCACATTATAAAAAAATATTTTCCCGGATTAACGGTTCATGCCAGTACGCAAATGGCAAACCATAACAGCATCGGTGCAAATTATTCTTACGAAAAACAATTTGAGCGTGTTATTCTTGCAAGAGAATTAACTTTGCAAGAAGCAGCAGATGTAAATAAAAAAACAAAAATCGAAACCGAAGTTTTTATTCACGGAGCCTTATGTTATTCATTTTCAGGAATGTGTAATTTTAGCTCTTATCTCGGAGGGCACGGAGCAAACAGAGGAATTTGTTCACAAGTTTGCCGAAGAACTTTTGATACAGGAAAAGATGCAAAATATTTTTACAGCCTAAAAGATAATCAGCAAATAGAAAATATACATAATTTAATTGATGTCGGAATTGATTCTTTGAAGATTGAAGGTCGAATGAAGTCATCAGATTATGTTTATAAAGTTGCACGAGCATATCGAAAGGTAATGGATGATAAAAAGAACCTGCCGCTTGCACAAGAAATGCTGAAAACTGAAACCGGCAGAAAAAAAACCGGTTACTTTCTTGCTAACGATTTAAGTGATGCGATTACTTATAAAAGTCCTAATACCGGTTTGTTTATGGGCACAATCAATAAATTGACCAAACAAGGTTTTGAGTTTGAAACAGATTTTGATTTGAACAATGATTTCAGAATACGAATAAAACATCCCGTAAGAGATGAGCAACAAAACCTGAAAGTTAAAGAGTTTACACAAACAGGAAAGAACGTTAATGTAGTTGCAGAAGGTAAATTTGTTGAAAAGAGCACTGTGTATTTGTCCGGTATTATTGAAAAGAAGTTTTCTTCCAAACTTCCGGAAGGAAAAGGGAATGTAAAATTTGGTGTTTCTTACGGAAAAAAGAAAAATATTGCAAAATCATTTGCCGCAACTCCTAAAAAGAAAAGTTTTACTTTATTTGTGCGAATAGATTCTTTGGCTTGGATGCGAAAAATACGTTTTGATGCCATTGATAACATCATTTTTTCATTCACACAAAAAGAGCTTGATACATTAGACCCTTCTGCAAATTTAATTCAAAAGTTTAAGCAAAAAATATGGATAGAATTTCCTCATTTTATTCCGGAAGGGAAAATTGAATATTACAAAAATATTGCTAAAAAATATAGTGAAAAAGGTTTGAGTAAATTCTTTTTAAGTCATATTTCACAAAAGTTATTGTTGCCGAAAAATGCAATATTTGCCGGCAACGAGAATATGTATGTCTACAACGATGCTGCAAGTGATTTTTATTATGAAGAAGGAGCAAAATTAATAAGCTACCCTGTTGAAAATGATGAAGAAAACATATTCTCATATCAAAATAAAAAAGGAATAATGCCGATATACTTTTATCCTCGTTTATTTATTTCTCGTATGCCGATTAAAATAAGGGAAGAAGAAAGTTTTAAAGATGATACCGGCAACATTTATAATAAATACGTTATTGACGGAATTACCTACACCGTTCCCGAAATACCCGTTTCATTTATGCAGTATGTTTCAAAACTCAAGCAACACGGATTTAAAAATTTCTTAATAGATTTAAGTTTTGAAAAACCTTCAAGCAACCGAATTAATACATTGATAAAACGTTATAAAGCATCGCAACAAATACAGCCTTCGGTTAATTTTAATTATAAAAGAAGCTTAAAATAG
- a CDS encoding dodecin family protein, with translation MVLKVIELMASSEKSWEDATRNAVEKAGKSVNNIKSVWVKDQTVTVKDGKVAEFRVNVKISFSVE, from the coding sequence ATGGTATTAAAAGTTATCGAATTAATGGCAAGTTCAGAAAAGAGCTGGGAGGATGCAACAAGAAATGCAGTTGAAAAAGCAGGTAAGTCAGTGAACAATATAAAATCGGTCTGGGTAAAAGATCAAACTGTAACTGTTAAGGATGGGAAAGTAGCTGAATTCAGAGTTAATGTTAAAATTAGTTTTAGTGTAGAGTAG